One window of Pyxicephalus adspersus chromosome 4, UCB_Pads_2.0, whole genome shotgun sequence genomic DNA carries:
- the BCHE gene encoding cholinesterase, translating into MWYNLSHEKKISAICLTVIYVFCTNVYCEDDDIVLTKYGKIRGIQIPVFSKTITAFLGIPYGEPPIGALRFKRPEPVNPWTGVWNATKYGNSCYQYVDQTFPGFSGAEMWNPNTELSEDCLYLNIWIPSPKPRNASVMVWIYGGGFQTGTASLDVYDGKLLARNERVIVVSFNYRVSAFGFLAFPGNSEAPGNVGLFDQRLALKWVYENIAAFGGNPKSITIFGESAGGVSVSYHMISPKSHPYFTRAIMQSGTANAPWGAVSSTEAHTRSLTFANLLSCSFRNETEIITCLRSKTPQEIIEKSFSVLTQKSLIEINFPPAVDGDFLIDLPQHLLQLGQLKKNTQILTGVNKDEGSYFLVYELPWFSKDHESFLNRTQFQDSVKVAFPKATELAIDSIIFHYTNWEDEQNPTHNRDAMDDIVGDYNFICPLLEFTNRNSELGNKAYLYYFSHRSSKMAWPSWMGVLHGYEIEFVFGIPMYRRLNYTKEEEILSRNIMSYWANFAKTGNPNGAQSQENRWPAFTVDEQHYLMLDTEDSKTDRKMRAKQCRFWNKFYPKILQITGNIDEVERQWKAEFHRWNNYMMDWKNQFNDYSSKKESCTGL; encoded by the exons ATGTGGTACAATCtctcacatgaaaaaaaaatctctgcaattTGCTTGACTGTAATTTATGTGTTTTGCACAAATGTCTATTGTGAAGATGATGACATTGTTCTGACCAAATATGGCAAAATAAGAGGGATTCAAATACCAGTCTTTTCTAAGACCATCACAGCATTCCTTGGAATACCGTATGGAGAACCCCCAATTGGAGCCCTAAGATTTAAAAGACCAGAACCTGTCAATCCTTGGACTGGAGTATGGAACGCCACAAAATATGGAAACTCTTGTTATCAGTATGTTGACCAAACATTTCCTGGTTTTTCTGGTGCCGAAATGTGGAATCCTAACACCGAACTCAGTGAAGACTGCCTTTACCTTAATATATGGATACCTAGTCCAAAACCTAGAAATGCTAGTGTCATGGTATGGATATATGGTGGTGGTTTTCAAACGGGAACAGCCTCTTTAGATGTTTATGATGGCAAGTTGTTGGCCCGCAATGAACGTGTCATTGTGGTGTCATTCAATTACAGAGTGAGTGCATTTGGATTTCTGGCTTTTCCAGGTAATTCTGAAGCTCCAGGAAATGTTGGTTTGTTTGATCAAAGGTTGGCTCTTAAGTGGGTCTATGAAAATATTGCAGCATTCGGAGGGAACCCCAAAAGCATAACAATTTTTGGAGAAAGTGCTGGAGGTGTATCAGTTAGTTATCACATGATTTCTCCTAAAAGTCATCCATATTTCACAAGAGCTATCATGCAAAGTGGTACTGCTAATGCCCCTTGGGGAGCTGTCAGTAGTACAGAAGCCCACACTCGTTCACTTACATTTGCAAACCTATTAAGCTGTTCCTTCAGAAATGAAACTGAAATAATCACTTGCCTTCGAAGTAAGACTCCTCAAGAAATAATTgaaaagtcattttctgttttaacaCAGAAATCGTTAATAGAAATTAATTTTCCTCCAGCAGTCGATGGGGATTTTCTCATCGATTTACCTCAACATTTATTACAACTTGGACAACTTAAAAAGAATACACAAATATTAACTGGTGTTAATAAGGATGAGGGGTCATATTTCTTAGTGTATGAACTACCTTGGTTTAGCAAGGATCATGAAAGTTTTTTAAATCGGACTCAGTTCCAAGACAGCGTAAAAGTGGCTTTTCCAAAAGCAACCGAACTTGCAATAGACTCTATCATTTTCCATTATACAAACTGGGAAGATGAACAAAATCCCACTCACAATAGGGATGCCATGGATGATATAGTGGGagattacaattttatttgtCCACTGCTGGAATTCACAAACAGAAATTCTGAACTTGGAAACAAAGCTTATTTGTACTACTTCAGCCACAGATCTTCCAAGATGGCGTGGCCAAGTTGGATGGGAGTATTACATGGGTATGAGATTGAATTTGTATTTGGAATACCAATGTACAGAAGACTTAATTATACAAAGGAGGAAGAAATTCTGAGCAGAAACATAATGAGTTATTGGGCAAACTTTGCAAAAACTGG GAATCCAAATGGGGCACAGTCTCAGGAAAACAGATGGCCAGCGTTCACAGTCGATGAACAACATTACCTTATGTTAGACACAGAAGACTCAAAGACAGATCGGAAAATGCGTGCCAAGCAGTGCAGATTCTGGAACAAATTCTATCCCAAAATCCTGCAGATAACAG gaaatattGATGAAGTAGAACGACAGTGGAAGGCTGAATTCCATCGCTGGAACAATTACATGATGGACTGGAAAAATCAATTTAATGATTACAGCAGTAAGAAGGAAAGCTGCACTGGTCTCTAA